In a genomic window of Plasmodium malariae genome assembly, chromosome: 4:
- the PH1 gene encoding PH domain-containing protein, putative, protein MEIVNEGWVFKQSKYLKRLRKRYMILTKNFICSFKSQYYQGERPTEILYLNKFTELTSMEDIRKIKLVENELDLTNIYLFNIRYNNRKILFVTLDKDEKNKWIKHISKQMVKPTVLLSE, encoded by the exons atggaaatagtGAATGAAGGTTGGGTATTTAAGCAGTCGAAATATTTGAAGAGGTTAAGGAAAAGGTATATGATACtaacaaaaaatttcatttgttCCTTTAAGTCTCAGTATTACCAGGGGGAGAGGCCAACAGag ATATTGTACCTTAACAAATTTACCGAGTTAACTTCAATGGAAGATATTAGAAAGATAAAGTTGGTGGAAAACGAGTTAGATCTAAccaacatatatttatttaacataCGTTATAACAACAGGAAGATTTTGTTTGTGACCTTGGATAAGGATGAGAAAAACAAATGGATAA AGCATATCAGCAAGCAGATGGTAAAACCTACGGTTTTATTGAGCGAataa
- the PmUG01_04026700 gene encoding RNA-binding protein, putative, whose protein sequence is MNQILNSNGTILCKNIPVDINRFEITEIFSKYGPLLGEGIYFGKKSSNMFFIKYVHFKDAIKAYENLKDSTICEYDFKLSLSKSDEIKYKAIKGNKKAIEELKNIYKNNEQIIVNDDLTNDIINELNEQNYELLKKKKKEKEMEKKKDKSFILNLLTKVEEPQENKEDNKLKEELKNYLNLNCLCSYNFDENNKYDNYLTPTFPN, encoded by the exons ATGAACCAAATTCTCAATAGCAACGGAACTATACTTTGCAAAAATATTCCTGTTGACATAAATCGATTTGAAATAACCGAAATATTTAGTAAAT ATGGACCTTTGTTAGGTGAAGGTATTTATTTCGGGAAAAAAAGCAGTAAcatgttttttataaaatatgttcatTTCAAAGATGCTATAAAAGCGTACGAA AATTTGAAAGATAGCACAATATGCGAATACGATTTCAAGCTATCACTTAGCAAAAGCGACgagataaaatataaagctATAAAAG GGAATAAAAAGGCAATTGAAGAATTAAAGaacatttacaaaaataatgaacaaataatagTTAACGATGACTTGACAAACGATATTATTAACGaattaaatgaacaaaacTATGAgctattaaaaaagaaaaagaaagagaaagaaatggagaaaaaaaaagataaatcttttattttaaatcttCTAACCAAGGTTGAGGAACCGCAGGAAAACAAGGAAGATAACAA aTTAAAAGAAGAGctaaaaaattacttaaatttaaattgtttgtgctcatataattttgacgaaaataataaatatgataattatttaacTCCGACATTCCCAAATTAA
- the PmUG01_04026800 gene encoding conserved Plasmodium protein, unknown function, translating to MDCTSIQSCSSHEAKPLNEKKKKMGFVKAEEFMNHYMRVNREIKELSNRKNEEFKFNIFIFYSNNIDSICTEHILHFHKNLKKDINIFSYAIEKKEDMTKFFKKYDDIYSKNKEYYRDYFFAVILIGICCHINTDISIYESIENFFSKILGRNYLDYLKFFVIDNKRPFHEIFANSDKWDLVLNEAELNEIMSIYSRSEKDGGRGGERDERSGDVQDDTRGDVQEDTRGDVQEDTRGDVQEDTRGDVRGNGRRGGCEYPFPIYDENAKRKGKGRNVPSRLYDHSAIIKEENKCLCLMIYPFVQCVSEDDSSAIIFICSISLISYLKTDQITYDYYNKEIKNLHEDSLNISNGHFISFDSERGLLPMLSFISLNESLEIDERIYIYDHKNVKNTFNQIRAMCHIEIKEFTGNFRQLDLKKQNEILVKLKNFIKIIKPMNTLGWKRRTYVLYNSDSFYFMIILIHIYINRVKKMDTYLYNCLKTSDFLFNIFKDRLKQCEIYDKLIEKHLHRNAASYLSILIKKIMESNKKSITITSAFKIYMNIFQTAKNSYNHSFELKFISNMFSSFQSYCNDKYKTYHLLVCHITDSDETIIYGFTPLNKKDYWPIIFSKIAYSNAEQIDYDTLADVNTIRLRRNDLKFILDEIKEVFRGIIKHEHKREITQDASTTEEEVDEAGEKDEAEEEDKAGEMDEEEEVNEEEEVDEAEEVDEAEEVDEAEEVDEVEEVDEAEEVDEAEEEDEVEKVEDVDERSL from the coding sequence ATGGACTGTACTTCCATCCAGAGCTGCTCTTCCCACGAAGCCAAACCcctaaatgaaaaaaaaaaaaaaatggggtTTGTAAAGGCAGAGGAGTTCATGAATCACTACATGAGAGTGAACCGAGAAATAAAAGAGTTATCAAATaggaaaaatgaagaattcaaatttaatatatttatattttattctaacAATATTGACTCAATATGTACAGaacatatattacattttcataaaaatttaaaaaaagatattaacATATTCAGTTATgctatagaaaaaaaagaagatatgacaaaattttttaaaaaatatgatgatatatattccaaaaataaagaatattacAGAGATTATTTCTTTGCAGTAATATTAATAGGTATATGTTGTCACATAAACACAGATATTAGTATTTATGAGTCTATTGAAAActtttttagtaaaatattagGAAGGAATTACTTGGATTATTTGAAGTTTTTCGTTATAGATAATAAGAGACCTTTTCATGAAATTTTTGCAAACAGTGATAAATGGGACTTGGTACTGAACGAGGCAGAGCTCAATGAAATTATGAGTATATACAGTAGAAGTGAGAAAGACGGGGGGAGAGGCGGCGAAAGAGATGAAAGAAGTGGAGATGTACAAGATGATACGCGTGGAGATGTACAAGAAGATACGCGTGGAGATGTACAAGAAGATACGCGTGGAGATGTACAAGAAGATACGCGTGGAGATGTACGAGGGAATGGACGGCGAGGTGGATGTGAGTACCCGTTCCCTATCTACGATGAGAATGCTAAGCGGAAAGGGAAGGGGAGGAACGTCCCTTCGAGGCTATATGATCATAGTGCAATAattaaagaagaaaacaaGTGCCTATGCTTGATGATATATCCCTTCGTACAATGCGTAAGTGAAGACGATTCTTCCgccataatttttatctgTAGTATATCACTCATATCATATTTAAAGACGGATCAAATAACATATGACTATTATaacaaagaaataaagaatttaCATGAAGATTCATTAAACATATCTAATGGACATTTCATTTCCTTTGATTCGGAAAGGGGATTACTACCCATGTTATCATTTATCTCGTTAAATGAATCACTAGAAATTGATgaaaggatatatatatacgatcataaaaatgtaaagaatACTTTCAATCAAATAAGAGCAATGTGTCATAtcgaaataaaagaatttacTGGTAATTTTAGACAAttagatttaaaaaaacaaaatgaaatattagtaaaactaaaaaattttataaaaattataaaaccaATGAATACTTTAGGATGGAAGAGAAGAACTTATGTACTTTACAATAGTGATAGTTTCTATTTTATGATcatacttatacatatatatattaatagagtaaaaaaaatggatacatatttatataattgtcTCAAAACATCCgatttcttatttaatatttttaaagatagACTGAAACAATGTGAAATCTATGATAAACTTATTGAAAAACATTTACATCGAAATGCAGCTAGCTACTTaagtatattaattaaaaaaattatggagagtaataaaaaatctattactattacttcTGCTTTTAAAATCTATATGAACATTTTCCAAACAGCCAAAAATTCCTATAATCATTCTTTTGAATTGAAGTTTATTTCTAATATGTTCTCTTCATTCCAATCCTACTGCAATGACAAATATAAAACTTATCACCTCCTTGTTTGTCACATCACTGACTCTGATGAAACTATTATTTATGGCTTTACacctttaaataaaaaagactATTGgcctattattttttccaaaattgCGTACTCCAATGCAGAACAGATTGATTATGATACTCTTGCCGATGTTAACACAATCAGACTTAGAAGAAACGACTTGAAGTTCATACTCGACGAGATCAAGGAAGTCTTCAGGGGGATCATCAAGCATGAGCACAAGCGCGAAATAACCCAGGATGCTAGCACCACCGAGGAGGAAGTAGACGAAGCGGGGGAAAAGGACGAAGCGGAGGAAGAAGACAAAGCGGGGGAAATGGACGAAGAGGAGGAAGTAAACGAAGAGGAAGAAGTAGACGAAGCGGAAGAAGTAGACGAAGCGGAGGAAGTAGACGAAGCGGAGGAAGTAGACGAAGTGGAGGAAGTAGACGAAGCGGAGGAAGTAGACGAAGCGGAGGAAGAAGACGAAGTGGAAAAAGTGGAGGACGTGGACGAAAGGAGCCTGTAA
- the PmUG01_04026900 gene encoding DNA-directed RNA polymerase II 16 kDa subunit, putative, whose amino-acid sequence MTNNIHGDIKNLDLGPEFKNCKCLNLCELQLILGDQLRLTSKRNEEAQALIKSSFDYASKFATIKNRSSIVDVRTNLERIGELHEYEIAMLVNLLPKTILEARYFIPSLIRLNDEILNSILEHLISYKMYVS is encoded by the exons ATGACAAATAACATACACGGAGATATTAAAAACTTAGACCTTGGGCcag AGTTCAAAAACTGTAAATGCTTAAATTTGTGCGAACTACAACTCATTTTGGGAGATCAACTTCGTCTGACCTCTAAAAGGAATGAAGAGGCACAAgc attaaTAAAATCATCGTTTGACTACGCAAGCAAATTTgctacaataaaaaatagaagttCAATTGTGGATGTCAGAACAAATTTAGAAAGAATAGGAGAATTGCATGAATATGAAATTGCCATGTTAGTTAACTTACTACCGAAAACCATTTTAGAAGCAAGATATTTCATCCCATCATTAATTCGACtaaatgatgaaatattaaattccATTCTGGAACATCTAATTAGTTATAAGATGTATGTATCGTGA